One window of the Populus trichocarpa isolate Nisqually-1 chromosome 9, P.trichocarpa_v4.1, whole genome shotgun sequence genome contains the following:
- the LOC7457545 gene encoding CBS domain-containing protein CBSX2, chloroplastic gives MASVANTLLSLPPSLCFNSNSNSNNNQSPPPSLFVSKAPRSKRCRFHSSAGSPNRSSVTVSLSTVANSVPARSKIHTVGDFMTKREDLHVFKANTTVDEALEALVEKRITGFPVIDDNWKLVGVVSDYDLLVLGSISGSCQNDTNLFPNVDSSWKTFNELQKLLIKNNGKVVGDLMTPNPLVVYETTNLEDAVRLLLETKYRRLPVVDNDGKLVGIITRGDIVRASQQIKSSTERST, from the exons ATGGCTTCTGTCGCAAACACATTACTTTCTCTGCCCCCCTCACTCTGttttaattctaattctaattctaataatAATCAGTCACCGCCaccttctctttttgtttcCAAGGCTCCCAGATCAAAGCGTTGTCGTTTTCACTCCTCCGCGGGATCACCTAACCGTTCTTCTGTAACCGTTTCCTTGTCTACTGTGGCAAACTCTGTTCCG GCGAGAAGTAAGATCCATACAGTTGGTGATTTTATGACCAAAAGAGAGGatttacatgtgtttaaagCCAACACAACTGTTGATGAAG CATTGGAGGCTCTTGTGGAGAAGAGAATAACGGGGTTTCCTGTCATTGATGATAACTGGAAATTG GTTGGTGTTGTTTCTGATTATGACCTGTTAGTGCTCGGTTCTATTTCAG GCAGCTGTCAGAATGACACAAACTTGTTTCCTAATGTTGATAGTTCTTGGAAG ACTTTCAATGAGTTACAGAAACTGCTAATCAAGAACAACGGCAAAGTTGTTGGTGATTTGATGACACCCAATCCTCTAGTCGTTTATGAAACCACCAATCTAGAGGATGCTGTTAG GTTGCTGCTTGAAACAAAGTATCGGCGACTCCCAGTGGTAGATAACGATGGAAAGCTG GTTGGAATCATTACTCGGGGAGACATTGTTAGAGCTTCTCAACAGATAAAAAGCTCCACCGAAAGATCAACATGA